The Deltaproteobacteria bacterium genome includes a window with the following:
- the sdhA gene encoding succinate dehydrogenase flavoprotein subunit, whose translation MANKAKIIVVGGGLAGLMATIKIAEAGYAVDLFSVVPVKRSHSVCAQGGINGAVNTKGEGDSTWQHFDDTIYGGDFLADQELPKLMCEAAPAVIYMLDRMGVRFNRTPEGLIDFRRFGGTLYHRTAFAGATTGQQLLYALDEQVRRQETESLVTKYEGWEFLSAVLDEDSVAKGIAAINLDTNEIRAFRADAVIVCTGGPGLIFGKSTNSMICTGSAASSLYQQGATYANGEFIQVHPTSIPGEDKLRLISESVRGEGGRVWVYKEGKPWYFLEEWYPKYGNLVPRDIATRAIFKVVYELGLGIDGEPQVYLDVTHIAPDKLQVKLGGVLEIYEKFVGVDPKKIPMRIFPGVHYSMGGLWIDNSHQTTIPGVFAAGECDFAYHGANRLGANSLVSCIFGGGLAGNSAVSYAKGIKKTASDVSESLYAQEVLRQKELNQKLLSGSGTENARTLHKELGEWMTEHVTVIRKNDGLKKMDQKLLELLDRYSRVTITDTGPWANQELIFGRQLYNMLQLARVITIGALNRNESRGAHYKPDYPDRDDKHWMKTTMAKFSPKGPVFEYEPVEPKHIKPRPRKYDMAS comes from the coding sequence ATGGCGAATAAAGCAAAAATCATTGTGGTGGGTGGAGGGCTTGCCGGCTTAATGGCGACGATTAAAATTGCCGAGGCCGGATATGCGGTGGATCTTTTCTCGGTGGTGCCTGTAAAACGCTCTCACTCGGTGTGTGCCCAAGGCGGCATCAATGGTGCGGTGAATACAAAAGGCGAAGGCGATTCCACCTGGCAACACTTCGACGATACCATTTACGGGGGAGATTTTTTAGCCGATCAGGAACTGCCCAAACTGATGTGCGAAGCAGCGCCTGCGGTCATTTACATGCTCGACCGCATGGGAGTTCGCTTCAACCGTACGCCCGAAGGCTTGATTGATTTCAGGCGCTTTGGTGGAACCTTGTATCATCGCACCGCCTTTGCGGGTGCTACCACAGGACAGCAATTGCTTTATGCCCTTGATGAACAGGTACGACGTCAGGAAACTGAATCGTTGGTCACCAAGTACGAAGGTTGGGAGTTTCTTTCCGCCGTGTTGGATGAAGACAGCGTTGCAAAGGGAATTGCAGCCATCAATTTGGACACCAACGAAATCCGTGCCTTTCGTGCCGATGCCGTGATCGTCTGCACGGGCGGGCCGGGACTTATTTTTGGAAAATCGACCAATTCCATGATCTGCACGGGTTCAGCCGCCTCTTCTCTGTATCAGCAAGGCGCCACTTATGCGAATGGTGAGTTTATCCAGGTTCATCCCACTTCTATTCCCGGCGAAGACAAGCTGCGCCTTATCTCGGAATCGGTTCGCGGAGAGGGCGGACGGGTTTGGGTTTATAAAGAGGGGAAGCCCTGGTATTTCCTCGAAGAATGGTATCCCAAATATGGAAATCTGGTGCCTCGGGATATTGCGACTCGGGCTATCTTTAAAGTCGTCTATGAACTGGGCCTGGGGATTGATGGTGAGCCGCAGGTCTATCTGGACGTGACTCATATTGCCCCCGATAAGCTTCAAGTGAAGCTGGGCGGGGTTTTGGAAATTTACGAAAAGTTTGTGGGGGTCGATCCTAAAAAAATTCCCATGAGGATTTTCCCTGGGGTGCATTATTCTATGGGAGGTCTTTGGATTGACAATAGTCACCAAACGACTATCCCCGGTGTGTTTGCTGCCGGAGAATGTGACTTTGCCTATCATGGTGCAAATCGATTAGGTGCCAACTCTCTCGTGTCTTGCATTTTCGGAGGAGGCTTGGCCGGTAACAGTGCGGTGAGCTACGCAAAAGGCATCAAAAAAACAGCCAGCGATGTAAGCGAGAGTCTCTACGCTCAAGAAGTGTTGCGTCAAAAAGAACTCAATCAAAAACTGCTCAGCGGTAGCGGTACTGAGAACGCGCGTACGTTACACAAGGAATTGGGCGAGTGGATGACCGAACATGTGACGGTCATTCGTAAAAATGACGGCCTGAAAAAGATGGATCAAAAATTATTGGAGTTGTTAGATCGCTACTCCCGCGTGACGATTACGGATACGGGGCCCTGGGCCAACCAGGAATTGATTTTTGGTCGTCAGCTTTATAACATGTTGCAGCTGGCGCGTGTCATTACGATAGGGGCCTTGAATCGTAACGAATCCCGAGGGGCGCATTATAAACCCGATTATCCCGATCGCGATGATAAACACTGGATGAAAACAACGATGGCGAAGTTTTCGCCAAAGGGGCCTGTGTTTGAATATGAGCCGGTGGAACCGAAGCATATAAAGCCTCGTCCAAGAAAATACGATATGGCTTCTTAA
- the sdhB gene encoding succinate dehydrogenase iron-sulfur subunit — MSNTIRLKIRRKDSPQSDSYWEEFEIPHKPSMNVISALVEIARNPVNAEGKTTRPVVWESSCLEEVCGACSMIINGKARQACSALIEQLEQPIVLEPFSKFPCIRDLRVDRTQMFDALKRVKAWVPLDGTHDLGPGPRQAEKDQLVSYDLSRCMTCGCCLEVCPQVSEHSDFIGAAAVSQVRLFNMHPTGAMNKHERLDALMGPGGLADCGNAQNCVKACPKEIPLTTSIAEVGRELTKRMVEKIFG; from the coding sequence ATGTCCAACACCATTCGATTAAAAATTAGACGCAAAGATTCCCCTCAAAGTGATTCTTATTGGGAGGAATTTGAAATTCCACATAAGCCTTCCATGAACGTAATTTCGGCCTTGGTGGAAATTGCCCGTAATCCCGTCAATGCCGAAGGGAAAACGACTCGCCCTGTCGTATGGGAATCTTCCTGCCTGGAAGAAGTCTGCGGTGCCTGTTCGATGATTATCAATGGAAAGGCCCGGCAGGCTTGCTCGGCGCTCATTGAGCAACTGGAACAACCTATTGTTTTGGAACCTTTTAGCAAGTTCCCTTGTATTCGAGACCTCCGGGTCGATCGCACTCAAATGTTTGACGCACTCAAGCGCGTTAAAGCCTGGGTGCCTCTGGATGGTACCCACGATTTAGGCCCGGGTCCCCGCCAGGCCGAAAAAGATCAATTGGTGTCCTATGATCTTTCACGTTGCATGACCTGCGGTTGCTGCCTGGAAGTTTGTCCTCAGGTGAGCGAGCATTCCGATTTTATCGGTGCAGCAGCCGTTTCCCAAGTGCGTCTTTTCAATATGCATCCCACGGGAGCCATGAATAAACACGAACGCCTGGATGCCCTCATGGGCCCTGGAGGTCTGGCCGATTGTGGCAATGCCCAAAATTGCGTGAAGGCTTGTCCCAAAGAGATTCCTCTCACCACGTCCATTGCAGAAGTGGGACGAGAGCTGACTAAGCGGATGGTGGAGAAGATTTTTGGGTAA
- a CDS encoding ATP-binding protein produces the protein MPHERKRHALKLLQKLRAFWPVTGILGLRQVGKTTLLRKLAGVENFVSLDDEEVREEALHSSKNFLSKLKTPVLIDEVQKAPALFDAIKFKVDQKKIPGSYFLTGSSTFSSKLGIRESLTGRIGLLRLYSMTLSEIHQKSFEAQRASLFHTLPVRFSIEDILHHLPEGGLPVPVFTRDAAQRELYFKSWLETTIVRDVARVYGRAYDLDVSWSLLRQFGQILKEGEWATLRSFKQNSRVLRNYLSAFEDVFLLRKIPAHEEALGGDAWMFTDSGIARAILGTEFGKGVTLSLARIFVMNEICAAFEYAGKTLHPVYYKSARGSPVDLVGQDVAIKITSETKGALSYEERALAAAMKKLKIKKGLLVAPIERFDPPAGKGISLVPWGYWS, from the coding sequence ATGCCCCATGAGAGAAAAAGACATGCATTGAAGCTTTTGCAGAAGTTGAGAGCCTTTTGGCCTGTAACCGGAATACTCGGACTTCGTCAGGTGGGAAAAACCACACTTTTAAGAAAATTAGCGGGGGTTGAAAATTTTGTTTCTCTCGACGACGAAGAAGTGCGCGAAGAAGCCCTGCATTCCTCAAAAAATTTTTTATCCAAACTCAAAACACCTGTCCTGATCGATGAAGTTCAAAAAGCCCCGGCCCTCTTTGATGCAATCAAATTCAAAGTAGATCAAAAGAAAATCCCCGGCAGCTATTTTTTGACAGGTTCTTCTACCTTCAGCTCCAAGTTGGGAATTCGCGAATCCCTCACAGGCCGCATTGGGCTGCTGCGGCTTTACTCGATGACTCTTTCAGAAATTCATCAAAAAAGTTTTGAAGCCCAAAGAGCCTCTTTATTTCACACGCTGCCCGTTCGATTCTCTATAGAAGATATATTACACCATCTCCCCGAAGGAGGGCTGCCCGTCCCCGTTTTTACAAGGGATGCTGCACAAAGGGAGCTTTATTTTAAAAGCTGGCTGGAAACCACGATTGTTCGCGATGTGGCGCGTGTTTATGGAAGGGCTTATGACCTGGATGTGAGTTGGTCCCTCTTGAGACAATTTGGACAAATTCTAAAAGAAGGCGAATGGGCCACGTTGCGTTCGTTTAAACAAAACTCTCGCGTTTTGCGAAACTACCTCAGCGCTTTTGAGGATGTGTTTCTCCTACGAAAAATCCCCGCTCATGAAGAAGCCTTGGGAGGAGATGCCTGGATGTTTACCGATTCGGGTATTGCCAGAGCCATTCTCGGTACCGAATTTGGAAAAGGCGTCACCCTTTCATTGGCTCGTATTTTTGTGATGAACGAAATCTGTGCCGCTTTCGAATATGCAGGAAAAACGCTGCATCCGGTTTATTACAAAAGTGCCCGCGGTTCTCCGGTAGATCTTGTAGGGCAAGACGTAGCCATCAAAATTACCAGCGAAACCAAAGGAGCTCTCAGCTACGAAGAACGGGCCTTGGCGGCCGCTATGAAGAAACTCAAGATCAAAAAAGGACTATTGGTAGCACCCATCGAGAGATTTGATCCCCCGGCGGGAAAAGGAATTTCATTAGTACCTTGGGGCTATTGGAGTTGA